A single window of Microplitis demolitor isolate Queensland-Clemson2020A chromosome 7, iyMicDemo2.1a, whole genome shotgun sequence DNA harbors:
- the LOC103574093 gene encoding SHC-transforming protein 1 isoform X1 — MDEFTRIWNVVMAAGGGGSFISKPARGWLHPDHLVSKEGITYAVKYIGCLEVYTSMKSLDFETRSCVAKECINRVCEAAGLKSADKKRRVDRKVLKAIADKPRMEHAGDNINLTISSTSLALTSLDTGQVIAKHEMPRISFASGGDTEILDFVAYVAKDIQEWRACYVLECGGGLAQDVISTIGQAFELRFKEFLTKPSTLHPVLNGLREPDRDYYNDLPGKVPPDIGPPPVPPLPITASTLPNLKHHHSNSNSMSSNNIQCISDQYPNGRGRHTSVQQWPETGNLIDLNSDGATVMPLTPPEHNYVNDTVIAANRDSRKETSSLFDAFDMQPFSTAISELTKLSPRSQKQQLKQEVWYHGSVSRSEAESMLTKDGDFLVRESQGSPGQYVLTGMNNGTPKHLLLIDPEGVVRTKDRIFDSVSHLVNHHCDNALPIISADSALVLRYPVPRRTEF, encoded by the exons ATGGATGAGTTTACT AGAATTTGGAATGTAGTCATGGCTGCTGGTGGAGGTGGAAGTTTTATAAGCAAACCTGCACGAGGATGGTTACACCCTGATCATTTAGTGAGCAAAGAAGGGATTACCTATGCTGTAAAG TACATTGGATGTCTTGAAGTTTACACGTCGATGAAAAGTTTAGATTTTGAAACAAGATCATGTGTTGccaa agAATGCATTAATCGAGTTTGTGAAGCAGCGGGTTTGAAatctgctgataaaaaaagaaga gTTGATCGTAAAGTATTAAAAGCTATTGCTGATAAGCCTCGCATGGAGCATGCTGGTGACaacattaatttaacaataagcAGTACCAGCTTAGCACTCACAAGTTTGGACACTGGTCAAGTTATTGCTAAACATGAAATGCCGCGTATCTCATTCGCTTCTGGAGGTGACACTGAAATTCTCGACTTTGTCGCTTATGTTGCGAAAGATATACAGGAATGGAGAGCTTGCTATGTACTTGAGTGCGGTGGGGGACTAGCTCAAGATGTTATTTCGACAATTGGTCAAGCATTTGAATTGagatttaaagaatttttaacgAAACCATCAACTctgca tccTGTATTAAATGGACTCAGAGAGCCAGATCgtgattattataatgatcTTCCTGGCAAAGTTCCACCGGATATAGGACCACCTCCGGTACCGCCACTTCCTATTACGGCTTCAACGCTTCCTAATTTGAAGCATCAccattcaaattcaaattcaatgaGTTCGAATAATATACAATGTATATCAGATCAGTATCCTAATGGAAGGGGTAGACATACTTCAGTTCAACAATGGcctg aaaccGGAAAtcttattgatttaaattccGACGGTGCAACTGTGATGCCTTTAACGCCACCTGAACATAATTATGTTAATGATACAGTAATCGCTGCTAACAGAGACAGTAGAAAAGAAACTTCATCATTATTTGATGCCTTTGATATGC agcCATTTAGCACAGCTATATCAGAACTGACAAAATTGAGTCCAAGATCACAAAAACAACAATTGAAACAAGAGGTCTGGTACCATGGGAGTGTCAGTAGGTCGGAAGCTGAATCAATGCTTACTAAAGATGGTGATTTTCTTGTACGAGAATCTCAAGGTTCTCCTGGCCAGTATGTTCTCACGGGAATGAACAACGGGACACCTAAACATTTGCTATTAATTGATCCCGAAGGagtg GTTAGAACAAAGGATCGCATATTTGATAGCGTTAGTCATTTAGTTAATCATCATTGCGATAATGCCTTGCCAATAATATCAGCAGACAGTGCTTTGGTATTGCGATACCCAGTACCTCGACGtacagaattttaa
- the LOC103574092 gene encoding COP9 signalosome complex subunit 2, protein MSDGEDDFMCEEEEDYGLEYSEDSNSEPDVDLENQYYNSKSLKEDDPKAALQSFQKVLDLEAGDKGEWGFKALKQMIKINFKLNNYKEMMTRYKQLLTYIKSAVTRNHSEKSINSILDYISTSKNMELLQDFYETTLDALKDAKNDRLWFKTNTKLGKLYFDRSDFNKLAKILKQLHQSCQTDDGEDDLKKGTQLLEIYALEIQMYTAQKNNKKLKTLYEQSLHIKSAIPHPLIMGVIRECGGKMHLREGEFERAHTDFFEAFKNYDESGSPRRTTCLKYLVLANMLMKSGINPFDSQEAKPYKNDPEILAMTNLVSSYQNNDISQFEDILKQNRNNIMDDPFIREHIEDLLRNIRTQVLIKLIKPYTRIHIPFISKELNIDASEVESLLVSCILDSSIRGRIDQVNQVLELDKKSLCAARYNALDKWTSQLHSLHLAVANKMS, encoded by the exons atgtctgaCGGCGAAGATGACTTTATGtgtgaagaagaagaagattaCGGTCTC gaATATTCAGAGGATTCTAATTCAGAACCTGATGTTGATCTAGaaaatcaatattataataGTAAATCTCTAAAGGAAGATGATCCAAAAGCAGCGTtacaaagttttcaaaaagttCTGGATCTTGAAGCCGGTGATAAAGGGGAATGGGGTTTCAAAGCTCTGAAgcaaatgattaaaattaatttcaaactt aATAATTACAAAGAAATGATGACGAGGTACAAACAATTACTAACGTATATCAAAAGCGCAGTAACGCGAAATCACTCTGAGAAGtctattaattcaattttggATTACATCAGTACCTCCAAGAAC ATGGAATTGCTGCAAGATTTTTATGAAACAACTTTGGATGCTTTGAAAGACGCTAAAAATGATCGATTGTGGTTCAAAACAAATACTAAGTTAGGAAAACTTTACTTCGATCGTTCAGACTTTAATAAACTtgctaaaatattaaaacaactGCACCAGAGCTGCCAGACTGATGATGGAGAAGACGATCTGAAGAAGGGAACTCAGTTGTTGGAAATTTATGCTCTGGAGATTCAAATGTACACTGCGcagaagaataataaaaaattgaagactCTGTATGAACAGAGTTTGCATATTAAAAGTGCTATTCCTCACCCGCTTATTATGGGAGTCATCAGAG aaTGTGGCGGTAAAATGCATCTCAGAGAAGGTGAATTTGAGAGAGCGCACACAGATTTCTTTGaagctttcaaaaattatgacGAATCTGGCTCTCCAAGACGCACGACGTGTCTTAAATATCTTGTTCTTGCTAATat GTTAATGAAATCAGGAATAAATCCATTTGATTCACAAGAAGCCAAACCATATAAAAATGATCCTGAAATTTTAGCAATGACTAATTTAGTATCAAGTTATCAAAACAATGACATAAGTCAGTTTGAAGATATCCTCAAgcaaaatagaaataatataatggaTGATCCATTTATTCGAGAACATATTGAAGATTTATTGCGTAATATTAGAACTcag GTCCTTATAAAACTTATCAAGCCTTACACAAGAATTCACATCCCATTTATTAGTAAAGAATTGAATATTGATGCATCTGAAGTTGAAAGTTTACTCGTGTCTTGTATTCTTGACAGCAGCATTCGAGGCCGTATTGATCAG gtGAATCAAGTACTTGAATTGGACAAAAAGTCATTGTGTGCAGCTCGTTATAATGCTCTTGACAAATGGACAAGTCAATTGCACTCATTACACCTCGCTGTTGCTAACAAGATGtcataa
- the LOC103574093 gene encoding SHC-transforming protein 1 isoform X2, translated as MAAGGGGSFISKPARGWLHPDHLVSKEGITYAVKYIGCLEVYTSMKSLDFETRSCVAKECINRVCEAAGLKSADKKRRVDRKVLKAIADKPRMEHAGDNINLTISSTSLALTSLDTGQVIAKHEMPRISFASGGDTEILDFVAYVAKDIQEWRACYVLECGGGLAQDVISTIGQAFELRFKEFLTKPSTLHPVLNGLREPDRDYYNDLPGKVPPDIGPPPVPPLPITASTLPNLKHHHSNSNSMSSNNIQCISDQYPNGRGRHTSVQQWPETGNLIDLNSDGATVMPLTPPEHNYVNDTVIAANRDSRKETSSLFDAFDMQPFSTAISELTKLSPRSQKQQLKQEVWYHGSVSRSEAESMLTKDGDFLVRESQGSPGQYVLTGMNNGTPKHLLLIDPEGVVRTKDRIFDSVSHLVNHHCDNALPIISADSALVLRYPVPRRTEF; from the exons ATGGCTGCTGGTGGAGGTGGAAGTTTTATAAGCAAACCTGCACGAGGATGGTTACACCCTGATCATTTAGTGAGCAAAGAAGGGATTACCTATGCTGTAAAG TACATTGGATGTCTTGAAGTTTACACGTCGATGAAAAGTTTAGATTTTGAAACAAGATCATGTGTTGccaa agAATGCATTAATCGAGTTTGTGAAGCAGCGGGTTTGAAatctgctgataaaaaaagaaga gTTGATCGTAAAGTATTAAAAGCTATTGCTGATAAGCCTCGCATGGAGCATGCTGGTGACaacattaatttaacaataagcAGTACCAGCTTAGCACTCACAAGTTTGGACACTGGTCAAGTTATTGCTAAACATGAAATGCCGCGTATCTCATTCGCTTCTGGAGGTGACACTGAAATTCTCGACTTTGTCGCTTATGTTGCGAAAGATATACAGGAATGGAGAGCTTGCTATGTACTTGAGTGCGGTGGGGGACTAGCTCAAGATGTTATTTCGACAATTGGTCAAGCATTTGAATTGagatttaaagaatttttaacgAAACCATCAACTctgca tccTGTATTAAATGGACTCAGAGAGCCAGATCgtgattattataatgatcTTCCTGGCAAAGTTCCACCGGATATAGGACCACCTCCGGTACCGCCACTTCCTATTACGGCTTCAACGCTTCCTAATTTGAAGCATCAccattcaaattcaaattcaatgaGTTCGAATAATATACAATGTATATCAGATCAGTATCCTAATGGAAGGGGTAGACATACTTCAGTTCAACAATGGcctg aaaccGGAAAtcttattgatttaaattccGACGGTGCAACTGTGATGCCTTTAACGCCACCTGAACATAATTATGTTAATGATACAGTAATCGCTGCTAACAGAGACAGTAGAAAAGAAACTTCATCATTATTTGATGCCTTTGATATGC agcCATTTAGCACAGCTATATCAGAACTGACAAAATTGAGTCCAAGATCACAAAAACAACAATTGAAACAAGAGGTCTGGTACCATGGGAGTGTCAGTAGGTCGGAAGCTGAATCAATGCTTACTAAAGATGGTGATTTTCTTGTACGAGAATCTCAAGGTTCTCCTGGCCAGTATGTTCTCACGGGAATGAACAACGGGACACCTAAACATTTGCTATTAATTGATCCCGAAGGagtg GTTAGAACAAAGGATCGCATATTTGATAGCGTTAGTCATTTAGTTAATCATCATTGCGATAATGCCTTGCCAATAATATCAGCAGACAGTGCTTTGGTATTGCGATACCCAGTACCTCGACGtacagaattttaa
- the LOC128668232 gene encoding uncharacterized protein LOC128668232, whose translation MKNICEEKEEGLIARDKDDDEYIEYEEDEIKSRALHPVSSVPLCSLDPSSDIPRLGTFLKQQELMHFKSRDRDIKAIEQGTAELSERRKKMKKKKALINYDEWSKYVDDLAKDIDSKNKNKNNFSYDFFQQRRRVLEKSSNASDLMEFNYEWFKKTIPNSLVSEKLKEDNKEPEPPTEKKTHKYKYPEVCYKIYSR comes from the coding sequence atgaaaaatatttgtgaaGAAAAAGAGGAAGGTTTAATAGCAAGAGATAAAGATGATGATGAGTACATTGAATACGAAGAGGATGAAATTAAAAGCAGAGCTTTGCATCCGGTTAGCAGTGTGCCTTTATGTTCTTTGGACCCTTCATCAGACATTCCACGTCTTGggacatttttaaaacaacaagAACTTATGCATTTTAAATCACGTGACCGGGACATAAAGGCAATCGAGCAAGGCACTGCTGAGCTTTCTGAAAGACgtaagaaaatgaaaaagaaaaaagctCTCATTAATTACGACGAGTGGAGCAAATATGTTGATGATCTAGCTAAAGATAttgacagtaaaaataaaaataaaaacaatttttcgtatgatttttttcaacaaaggCGTagagttttagaaaaatcttCAAACGCTTCGGATTTAATGGAATTTAATTACGaatggtttaaaaaaactattcctAATTCTCTGgtatcagaaaaattaaaggaagaTAACAAAGAACCTGAACCtccaacagaaaaaaagacacataaatataaatatccagaggtttgttataaaatatattcgaGGTGA